The Paenibacillus sp. BIC5C1 DNA segment TACTGTGTTTGGGAATCCGATGAAGGAACCCCCTTCTCACGATGTATACTATTATATCTTCGATAAGGCCAGATGCCTCGCAGAACATATATGAATTTCTTTGACGATTATGAGAGAAGAACCTACAATAACACCCATTATGATCAATTCGATAAGTTTTGCAGCTCTCTGTTATTTGTGAATTCAGGCAAATTTCTTGTCTCGTCACGGAATAAGAACTTAATATTATGTAGCAAAAAGGACGGCTTCGCCGTCCTTTTGTACCTTATGGCAACTACAATTGAAGGAAGTTCACTAGTTACTCTGCTTCTTCTGTGCAACAATGATATATACGGGTTGATTAGCAACTTGTGTTGGTGGATGAAGCGTATCAATAACTGAAAAACCAGCCTTAACGATTTCTTCCTCCATCTCCTTCGAAGAAACCCTTGGAGCATTAGTCATTTCCGTCTTCTCTAATTCAATGCACAAAAAGATCCCTTTGTCTTTTAAAACTCTGTGGATTTCATCCAACACCAACGAAAGAGGTTGAACCTCGTGCAAGGAGATTGAAGCAACAGCTTTTTCGAATCTTGCGTTCTCTAATGGCATTTCTTTAAAGTTTGCAGCGGTTGTTTCAATATTGGTTATCCCTTTTTCCTTAGCTTTTACCTCTAGATACTGTAAAATATCATAATCGTAATCAAACGCAACTACCTTTTTCACATATTTAGCAAAAGAAAAGCTTATATAACCTGTACCGGCTCCAAGGTCTAATAGTTCGTCCTCTTTATTAAGTTGTATAAACTCAAATAACTCCTCTGCTGGGAACCTCTCAATACTCTCCAAGCGCTCAATTTTTCTTTGTAGTTTTGGATTCATTTTTATACTCCTTGTATAATCGTATTTGTAAGAATATTTGGTTTTTTTCCAGCTGACGCCAGGATAGATCTCAGTCCTGCATGTGGAACTACAGGATCCACAAGTTCTGCACATTCTGACCATTTGAAATTATACCACTCGGTTCACATTAAAGATATTAATTATCTTTAATAACTATATTATACGGAGTAAGATTTGTAAATAGCAATGTTTAATACAGCACCGCCCAGTTGTTGTACACCAAAAGATCTCTTCAATAGTGAAGAGATCTTTTGGTATTCACATATAACAACAACAGATATCTAAATCCCAAAAATTCAATTATTCGCCTGCTTACTACATACCAATACAAAATGAGGATGGTGATTTTTGTTTGTCTGTGATATAAATCTATTGCTCCCACCCTCACATATGAAATCATGCAGCTTTAACGCTATTCTTCAGAAAGTGTCGGTTCACCTGGCGCCTCATTCGCAAGTAGCTCCAAGCCATCGGAATGCCGTTCGAACTTCACTGCATCAGCCCTTGTATAGATCATATCAGCAGGAAGCGTTGGCGGGTCTACCGTTGTAGGAGTAACTCTGGTTAACCGAACGTACTCGCTACCGTCTCCCGTAAAGTCGAACGTTCCTAGATCAACCCAACCTGATGAGCCGGCCGTTGCATCGATATAGGTGACCTCGGTACCAGTCTTGTGCTTCACTTCCACTTTGACATGATTATCATTTCCCGTCGTATGGACGAGCTTATAGATCGAGACCGTATATTTCCCCTCTGGAAACTGGCCTTTCCACGTTGCGGATGATCCTTGAACTGTAGAATAACGGGATTTAACCCCAATTTTATATCCTGCTAAATTACTTTGGCTCCAAGACCCTTCTGTCGTGTATAACCCAGTTGTATTTGTACTATCGACGATAACCGTTAGGTCTTTGATCGTGATGTTCAAAGGCGGTGTGGTTAAGGTCACTCCGTCAATCGTAACAGTAGCCCATACCTCAATGTGATTCGTATCCCCATCGAGATTGAGAAGGGTCAACAACCCATTGCCATCCACTTCGGCCAGATCCGTACGATCAACGAAATACTGCACATTGGCCTGTGTTAGATCACCGATCAAACCGTTATCCAAATAGCCGGTTACGCTCAGCTGTGCGGTTTGAGTCATCTGCAGCTCGTTCCGATCGGACAGGATCACAGCAGATTCCAATTGCGGTGTCCGGTTCGCGTCCACCCACATGATCGCATCGGCAACAACCCTGGACTTGTTGGCCTTGTTGGTTAGTTCCACGTATCCGCTATCGCCGGCAGCAAACGGATAATCCCCTAGGTGCACCCAAGTACCATTCGCTGTTGTCTCATCAACAGTAACCGTCTCGGAGCCCCCGCTATAATAAACGGTAAATGAGGCATTCGTTGTCCAATTTTCACTCGCAGCGGTAATTTGCGGAATCTTGTAATACACACTGTAAGTGACACTTTCCGGCAGCTCAGGCCGCCATCTCATTTTACTTGTTGCTGCGCCGGTCGTAGATTTAGCATACACATAGTTATCATAGTAATAGTTGTCAGCCGTCGTATCCCTTATCCAGACGCCTTCTGTCTCCGCCTCCGTATTATCCACTATGATAGATGAACTCTCCTGCCCATCGGGTTGGACTGGAGTTTCCGTAACCTGATTAGGCAGATAAAGTGTCCGCTTGCGGGTCTGTTTCCCCTCTGATTCCACGTAATATGTGAAGGTTTGGGATAAATCATTGACCCGTATCGACCATTCCATCGGGTATATCGTATCTGGGATGGTCGTGTACGTGGCCCCGCCATCCAAAGAATAATGGATTGTCGCTGGTTTCGTCGTTTTGGCCTGCACATATGCATCATAGACCGTTTCGTCGGGCTTAACCATCAGCATGCCTTTAACCGCATCAATTGGACTGTGGGTATCAAAGAAATAGCTTGCATCCGATGTATCAGCCGTTCTGACCTGATGCAGCGGCACATTAATGTTAAGTCCTTCTACAATGATCGCTGTGATGCCCTTGCCTGAAACCGTCGCTTGAATGATTCCACCACTCATAACCGTTTGCTCTGGTGTACCATTGTCGCGGATGATCGTTACGGTATAATCCTGTGCCGGGTTGAATCCAATGATATGTTCATTCAATTCGATCGGAGTCTGAACTTCTTCTGACGATGCATTGCTTAACCCGATGTAGAATTTATCCCCGCTCTCACCCGTTATCCAGTTCAATTGAGGATGGTTGGTCTTAATAATTCCCTTGGGCATCCAAAGCCAAACGTCGGAAAACCCATAAAACTGACCTGGCTTATTCCCATAGAGGTGATATTTGAACCATAAAAAATTCGTTTCAAAAACGGAAGGAAATGAAATACTCCCGTTTGATTTCAATGATTGCTCGCTAATCAAATAATCCATCGTTTGCCCGAGCTGCCCCGGAATATGGTGATAATAGATGGATGTAGCCCCGCTTGGGCCTTCCAGAGGGAAGTCCGGTTCGAGTTGGCTAACGGCGAAGCCTTTATAGTAATAACCTGGATAACTGGAATATCGACCAATAACCGCATTGTGAGCGATATCCTGCAGCAGTTTATCCCCTGTATAGAGCGACAATCTCAGCATGAACGGAGCTTCCTGAGCATTCATCCGATAATAGCCGGTTGTACTTCCTGCTTCAAACGTCAATCCGCTCGGTGAAACAAGCCAACGTTCCGCTTGAACGCCTCCGGCAATATCTTCTGGAAGCTTCAGCCTAGGATATTGAAATTTACCACTTTCCGGCCAATGGAAAGACTCCGCGTAATTATACGTCTCAGGCTGAGGAATCGTAACGTTACCTTCAGGAACTGGACGAGCAACGAACATGGTTGCATACCGTTTGGCTTCTTTGTATGCGGCATTCAAGTATTTGGGATCCTGAGTTTCCTCATAGAGCTCCAAAATCTCCATCCACAGCTTGCTATAATAATAAATGAACTCATTTTTACTCACATCCACGGTTGCAGGCGTATCGATATATTGCAAGATATAGCTGTCGGCTGCATCCTTGGCAGCTTGTAGATACTGTGCCTCTCCCGTCATGCGATACATCATCAGGGGCTGAATGACGGGCCCCCGGTCTTTCTGGTCAGGGTCTCGCATGAGGTACTCTTCCTGTGCCAGCGCTCCAATTCCTGCGGAAGTGCCCATCATCTGATTGACAGCGGCTACGCTTGAAACATCGAACGGCAGAGTAGCCATTTTCCATAACGAAGGCACACCGTATACTTTCTTCTGCGTCGGCGACCAACCGATACCATTTCGCGATACGCCATACTGGACGGACGGCAATGCTCTCGTATCGTAAAGCTGGTCATCCCCCGTCAAATAGTAAGCCCCCAAAAGAACCGCATTCGAGCTTGTTCGGACGCTATCCTCGTTTTCGATATCAATAAAGCCCTTGGCACGGCTCCACCACCCGCTGGGTGACGGGACATAATTAACAGAGTCATCCCCTTGCGGCTCAATCTTAAGCAAATCGATCATATTGAACATCGCGTCAGTAAGCGACTGATCTGACACATTTTCGCGGTATGCCGAATAATCGTACTCATTGCGAAGAATATCCGAGTAGGAATCATACAGATTGCTTTTTTGAGCGATTAGCCCCATATGAAATTGATAAGTGCTCTCTGCAGTCATTTGAGAATAAGTCCCTAATTGAGGCGCATACAGGATGGGCTGCACACTGCCTTCATTGTTGACCAGACTCATGCCAAGCCGTTGTTTCGTAACGCCTCCCGTCGGTTCAAATTCAACCGGAAGCTCTGCCGAAGGTACAAATAAGCCATACGTTAATGGATTTCCCGAACCATCATTCTTCTCAACCAGGCTCATCGGAGCGCTCAGCTCTCTCAGGCTTGTTGATTCCACCGTACCTACCATTTTGGCATGAGACCGGAATCCATTTAACACTTCATTGATGCCCGAGACTGCCTCTGTTGTGAAGGACTGATATCCAATCACATAATTGCCGTCGCGGCGAGGCGTAAAGGCAAAAGAAACATCTGGTTTCTCCCCTGCCATGGACCAGTTCACTTCAAAATCGTAATCACTGCCATGCGTAGAATCGGTTAATACCGCCGTCTGGCTGTCGGGAAAATGGACCCCGTCGAATGTAATCCAGCGTTTGTTCATCGTATCGTAGTAATTGGTTCGGCTGCCGGCATTCCCATCCAATAAAACCCATTGCTCCTCAAGTCTTTCCGACACATTATTGATTGGCGTCCAGTTTCCCGTGTCCGTGTTCTTGTAGAACATGTCACGAACGATGGATTTGCCTCCATCCCATTCTGCCTCATAGAAGGTCGCCTTATAGTTAGCGTTTTCGACGCTGCCTTTTTCCGTGTAACTGAGATTCGCTAAGGTGCGGCTCCGCAGCGGGGGCAACGGTGGTGCTTGCTGCCGGATATTCCCTTCGAACTTGACTGCATCTGCCCTAGTAATAATTGTACCCGTCGTAGGTTGCGTTCGAGTCAGCCTGACAAATTCGCTATCATTACCACTAAACTCATACTCCCCCAGATCCACCCATCCAACCGATGGTCCTGACGAAGGTCTTAGATCCATAAACTTGACATCCGTTATCCCGTTATGAACAATCTCAATCTTCACGTTACTATCTGCTTTATCCGCCCAATCCAGCTTATAGAACGATATTCTCGCCGTCCCTGCTTCCAAGCGCGGATTCCATGTGATAGTTCTATTTACGGCATCCGTATATTTGGAACTGGAATTATTGTATCCCTTTACTCCTGAGCTCGTGGTCCAATAAGGAGCAGAGAACCCGTTATTGACGTTACCTGAATCAACAGTGACGACATTATCAATCGTAAGGCTTCCATCATCAATGATGATCGTCTTATGCGGATCTTTCTGCCTTATATTTCCTTCGAATTTGACCGCATCAGCTCGCGTAAGGATCGTGTTCGTGGTGCCGGTAGACCGGGTCAATTTAACGAATTCTTCACCAACTCCAGAAAAATAGTACTCTCCCAAATCAACCCACCCTGCTGGAGCGCCAGATGAGGGTCTTAGATCCATAAAGACTACATCCGTCGTTCCATTATGAACGATTTCGATTTTTACATTACTATCTGCTTTATCCGCCCAATCCAGCTTATAGAACGATACTTTCGCCGTTCCTGCTTCCAAGCGTGGATTCCATGTTATCGTTCTGCCTGCTGTACTTGTATATTTAGTGCTGGAAAGATCATACCCCTTTACCCCTGTGCTTGTGGTCCAATTTGGAGCCGAATATCCATTGTTCTCGTTACCTTCATCAGGTGTCACAACATCATTAATCTTAATGCTACCGTCATCGATGATAATCGTCTGATAAGGTAAGGTCTCCGCATAAGCGGCCCTTATTCCGATCAGGCTGGAAGGAACTACTATCGTCAACATGAAAACGATGAATAAAAACAGCTTCCTTTTGACCATACAACTCACAGCCTCTCCTATTAATGATAACGCTTCCAAAACAAGATACCTCTTTGCTCAAATAATCGTTAAAAAGCAATTAACCTTAGCTATCTGGCTAATCCTGTTCTATCATTTTTATCTTAGCATGCCATATCACCGTGAAATTTCTTTCATTTTAAGAATTTCTTATAAGATTTTAAGTAAAAGGCTAAGTTAAATTCTAATGTTGATATTTGAGCATAAGAAAACCGCCTTGGTGAAAAGGCGGTTTATTAAACATTCGTTCCCCATTAGTGGAATCAACAGTATAACCAAAATTATTAAAACTTACGTTTATGATAGGGGATACCATCGCCATCTTCACAATAGGATTTGAGACTATAAAGGAAAATGGCCCAGTTGTAGTTACAGGAGCGATAAAATGGCGTTACTTCTTTCCAGTTCATATGACGCAAAGTAATAAAAGACTTCCCGTTCTTCTCTTGAATATCAAAGGAGATCATCGTGCCAATCCATTCTGGATCTGAATCTATACACTGCCAAACGACTTTTTTATTCGTGATCAATTGCTCTATTCTCATCTTCGTTATGTCATTGCTGCCAAATCGAAATTCATTAATAAAGCCAATCTGATTATTAATAATGAGTTCATTGGTCCATATTTCCGACAGTCCTTCAGCGGTGGTTAAAGTTTCATAGATCTTCGATGCTGGAACATGTACGGTTTGCAAGTGCTCGATATTGGCCATCCTTTACTCCCTTCTAACTTCAATAATTTATTTTTAATGCTTATGATAACATATGAAGAATATATTAGTTTCTTTTGTCTTCAAGCGGCTATGATGTAGGTTTTCCAAGTAAACAAAGCTTCATGATCCATTATAATGGCGGCTGCACCAGTAGCAATTTCCCAAGCTGAATGACCGTTTGATCATACCAAGCTGAATTCTGCCGAACATGTTCCATACTTCTCTCATTGCCACTTGCTTCAAACACGGCCGCTTTGTCTGTCTTCTTGTGATCGATTTCGAAGCGAACCGTATGTTTCCCGTTCGGTAGCTCCGGTAAGAAAACATATTGATTTCGATTATGATCGTTATATGATGTGAATCGATCGATAAGAAAGGGTTCCCCTCCATCCACCGTCACCTTCAATCTGCCGGAATCCGGCCCCCCAATATCGAATAATCCGATATGGGTTCCCTCAAATTCCACTGTGATCGTCTCTCCGGGATCGACTGCTCGCCATAGACCGGGGAACAACCATTCATACTCGCGCACTAAAGCAAAATCATCAGGGGTCATGTAAGACCACCCCGCAGAAAAATGAGTAAGACTATCCAGTGGCAGCATGGTTGCATACTCCCAAGGATTGGCCGGGACCAATGGGTCCTGCGGCAAGTGATGCTCGACCTTTCCCACGTGATCTCGAAGTTCGCTCATTTTCTCAAATGACCGGGTGATTGTATCCGTGTAGATCTGGTGTCCTTCGGGAATCGTTGGATGGATCGAATCATGCGTAAAAATAACGGCTCCGGGAATAGATACGTCTTCTCTTAAGGAGAAAATGAGCTTTCCATCCAAAACCAATTGACTGACTGCTACGCCCAGATGAATCGAAGGAATGCCGTAATAGTCGGCGACTTCCTCTTGCATACGAGCGCCCTTCTGGTATTGTCCGGATTGAAATGAGGTCAAATCCCGTTCCTTAACCGTATACACAAACAGGATATCGGTAAACCGGCTGTGCTTGCGAATCTGTCGGACAATGCCTTCGATTCGCGCTTTGGATTCGGGAACTCCGCCATCGTTTCCAACAAATTCAACAAATACGAGATCAGGCTGATGACGCAGTACATCTGTCTCCAAACGGGCGCAGCCGAGGTCCGATCCTGTCCCATCAATGCCTGCATTCACAGAGCGGATATCCGCATTGGGATATTGCCCTCGCAGCCAATCCGCCGTCATGACCCTGTATCCTTTAGAACGTGTATTACTGCCGCCAAAATAGACAATTGTTACTGTTTCCCCATTTTCCAACTTTTGAATGACATTAGGCAGCCCTCTTCGAGGGAAAAATTCCTTCATCGTGACTTCACCCGCCCTCACTTAGCGTTTTTAGGAGCAAAAAATTTTACAGCAAACACTTCATAATAAGGCGAACCATACGTTGCAGAGAAATCAAACCGGATTCGGGTTACACCTTTTGCATGCACTTGATGTTTGCTCAACGAAAGATAATTACCACGGATATTAATTTCACTCTCGGTTCCGTCTTCTAAGGTTAAGGTCACATCATAATCCTGAATCAATGGCTCGATCGGATCGTCGAAATGCTCCAAATTCAGCTGCGAATTGAAAACAAGATGGATTTCATCCAGATTCTTGGGGCTTGCAAAACCAAATTCCAACCATTCCTGCCCTTCCGAATGTTCCGAAATCCAGCCGTTCGGCAGACCATAAGGTCTGGAGAAGCCGTTGACGACATTTGCGGGATCATACATATCCTGGGATGGTATCAGATCCTTGAAGCAAATGCTTCTGTTAAATTTCTTCAATCTGGACGGCTCTTCAGGTCTATAATAGAAGCTCACTGTTCCTGTCATTTTTTCTTCATTGCCATATACGCCAAGGCTCGCCGTACCTTCCAATACGATGTAGATTTTGTCGTCAGTCGGCTTTTCGCAACCCAAGTCCAGCGTAATCCAGTCATCGTACCCCGGTGAAATCACCAATTTGTAGTCCTTCAGCTCGCTGGTGGGAATATAGTTTTCCTTCCGTTCCCCGCCAAACAGCTTCACTTGCAGCGTTTCCGAATGCTCGGAACTGTTTTTAATTTTGATCTGCACGCTTTCAGCCACGGATGTCTGAATCGGCAAGACCAAACATAATGCTTTCTCCAAGGAGACCTCTTCGGTTGGATGAAGATGTTCATAGCTTCGCTGAGACGAGGCACGAATCGTTAATCCGTCAGCGAAATAAGGGTCCAACTGCTCCTGAAGCCCTACAATCGTTTGCCCGTCTCGAAGCAGCTGCGTCTGAAGCTCATCCATATGCGCTTTGACGATGTCCGCGGGGTCTGTCTCATATTTTACGCATAATGCAGCAGCCGTTCCTACCGCCTGCCCCATGCAACCACAAGTTGCCATCACCCTTGTGGAGCCGAAAGCCACATGGGTAGCGCTTATATTGCGGCCAGCGAACATGAGATTGGGAACGTTGCGTGAAAACAAGCTGCGGAAAGGGATATTATACAATCCCGGTACGAAATTCCACGCTGTAGCCGGCCCCTCATCGTAGATGCCTTTATTCGCATGCAGATCCATATACCAACCTCCGACGGATACAGCATCTTCGAAATGAGTCTTTTCTGTAAGATCGTTCTGAGACAGCATATGTTCGCCGATAAACCGCCTCGACTCCCGCTTTCCCGGAATCGGGCATACATAATCCAAGATGAGATTGTCTACATCATCAAACTCGCCGCTATTTTTGATATAATCCCAGATTCCGTACACCAATTTCCGCAATTCCAATGCGATGTCTTCATTATTCTTGATAATATCCATATGGCCGCCGTATTCCAGCCACCACAATCCGCCAAGTCCATTGATTTTCCTTGGAAAAGACCGATGGTTTAATCCTTTTCTGATACTATCGAAAAACTCCAGCTTCGTAATATCATACGCAAAGCCAGGCCTTTTGTAAGGAACGGAATAGTTTACGTCACGGGCTTGAAACAGAATCGTATCGCCCATGGTGTAATGATCTGCCACTTCTGGAGCAAGCTCCTCCTTGTATTCATGCTTCGCCTCTCTTCCCCATCGGAAGTCAGCACCTGCTTGGTATCCAACAATTCCATCCCCGGAGCAATCGATATAGGTGGGACTTTCAAAACGAAATTTTCTTTCGGAAGCCAATTGAAGGCCCTCCACCCATTTAATTCTGCCGTTCTCCATGCCCGTTTCATGTACGCATGTATTCAGAAATAGAGAAATGTTAGGCTCATCATAAACCATGTCGAGCAAGACCGTATCCGAAAGCGAAAGCATAAGCTTCTTGTTGTATAACGGATTATAATGAAAGATCTTCAGCTTGAGTTCTTCTATTAGCCCGCCCTCGCGAGCATAATAGGATGGACTGTTTCCGAGATATGCCGACCCGTTGATATGAACCCTGACCTCGCTGCTCGCATTTCCTCCAAGCACCGGGCGATCATTAATAAGTGAAACCTGCAGCCCTTGGCGTGCAGCTGCAATGGCAGCGCATATCCCGGCAATTCCTCCACCTACGACGGTTACATCTGCTTTTATAAGCTCCATTTTGATAACCTCCATGATTAGATGCTTCTATCATGGTAATGGTTTTGGTCCCTTTTTTTTTACAGGATTTCGCGAAAAAATCATACATTTTTTGCATCCTTATTTGGACTCGTACCGTGTCATTTTGATCCGATATTGCTTAGGTGTATCACCCGTATATTCTTTAAACAGTTTGCAAAAGTAACCTTCATTGACGATGCCTACTTCCTCGCACAATTCCAACAAAGAATAATCCCTGCTATTCA contains these protein-coding regions:
- a CDS encoding class I SAM-dependent methyltransferase; translated protein: MNPKLQRKIERLESIERFPAEELFEFIQLNKEDELLDLGAGTGYISFSFAKYVKKVVAFDYDYDILQYLEVKAKEKGITNIETTAANFKEMPLENARFEKAVASISLHEVQPLSLVLDEIHRVLKDKGIFLCIELEKTEMTNAPRVSSKEMEEEIVKAGFSVIDTLHPPTQVANQPVYIIVAQKKQSN
- a CDS encoding SRPBCC family protein — its product is MANIEHLQTVHVPASKIYETLTTAEGLSEIWTNELIINNQIGFINEFRFGSNDITKMRIEQLITNKKVVWQCIDSDPEWIGTMISFDIQEKNGKSFITLRHMNWKEVTPFYRSCNYNWAIFLYSLKSYCEDGDGIPYHKRKF
- a CDS encoding FAD-dependent oxidoreductase, translating into MELIKADVTVVGGGIAGICAAIAAARQGLQVSLINDRPVLGGNASSEVRVHINGSAYLGNSPSYYAREGGLIEELKLKIFHYNPLYNKKLMLSLSDTVLLDMVYDEPNISLFLNTCVHETGMENGRIKWVEGLQLASERKFRFESPTYIDCSGDGIVGYQAGADFRWGREAKHEYKEELAPEVADHYTMGDTILFQARDVNYSVPYKRPGFAYDITKLEFFDSIRKGLNHRSFPRKINGLGGLWWLEYGGHMDIIKNNEDIALELRKLVYGIWDYIKNSGEFDDVDNLILDYVCPIPGKRESRRFIGEHMLSQNDLTEKTHFEDAVSVGGWYMDLHANKGIYDEGPATAWNFVPGLYNIPFRSLFSRNVPNLMFAGRNISATHVAFGSTRVMATCGCMGQAVGTAAALCVKYETDPADIVKAHMDELQTQLLRDGQTIVGLQEQLDPYFADGLTIRASSQRSYEHLHPTEEVSLEKALCLVLPIQTSVAESVQIKIKNSSEHSETLQVKLFGGERKENYIPTSELKDYKLVISPGYDDWITLDLGCEKPTDDKIYIVLEGTASLGVYGNEEKMTGTVSFYYRPEEPSRLKKFNRSICFKDLIPSQDMYDPANVVNGFSRPYGLPNGWISEHSEGQEWLEFGFASPKNLDEIHLVFNSQLNLEHFDDPIEPLIQDYDVTLTLEDGTESEINIRGNYLSLSKHQVHAKGVTRIRFDFSATYGSPYYEVFAVKFFAPKNAK
- a CDS encoding GDSL-type esterase/lipase family protein, coding for MKEFFPRRGLPNVIQKLENGETVTIVYFGGSNTRSKGYRVMTADWLRGQYPNADIRSVNAGIDGTGSDLGCARLETDVLRHQPDLVFVEFVGNDGGVPESKARIEGIVRQIRKHSRFTDILFVYTVKERDLTSFQSGQYQKGARMQEEVADYYGIPSIHLGVAVSQLVLDGKLIFSLREDVSIPGAVIFTHDSIHPTIPEGHQIYTDTITRSFEKMSELRDHVGKVEHHLPQDPLVPANPWEYATMLPLDSLTHFSAGWSYMTPDDFALVREYEWLFPGLWRAVDPGETITVEFEGTHIGLFDIGGPDSGRLKVTVDGGEPFLIDRFTSYNDHNRNQYVFLPELPNGKHTVRFEIDHKKTDKAAVFEASGNERSMEHVRQNSAWYDQTVIQLGKLLLVQPPL